A part of Neoarius graeffei isolate fNeoGra1 chromosome 8, fNeoGra1.pri, whole genome shotgun sequence genomic DNA contains:
- the mrpl18 gene encoding 39S ribosomal protein L18, mitochondrial translates to MTDQSEQGHNVPWRDENKENKNRMNSMFPGENAMRSLICHNSWISSSEFRGLPDCIQCDTQSRWLLPAVCCVSVASSDLCVCVCGYCLVFVRCDSAVCVIVVMAAIRGFYRSVRLLFGQKHTETPSWDITARSWSRAAADPEPLISHGEDVNQMFVNRNPRNLEQMAIAVKDRGWTTVWPKREYYHRLVLKRSQHHVTAVVFSRDSDVPVLTCSTQEWALKKQLSSTSSVAACRAVGDVLAQRCCEAGITRLFYREVPWTFRSDAVQTFWTAMKEGGVVLSEPRRKFI, encoded by the exons ATGACGGATCAGTCCGAACAGGGCCACAACGTCCCG TGGAGagatgaaaataaagaaaacaagaaCAGAATGAACAGCATGTTCCCTGGAGAGAACGCCATGAGGTCTTTGATTTGCCATAATTCCTGGATCAGTTCTTCTGAGTTTAGAGGTTTG CCGGACTGTATTCAGTGTGACACACAGTCAAGATGGCTGCTTCCAGCAGTGTGTTGTGTTTCGGTCGCTAGTtcggatttgtgtgtgtgtgtgtgtggttattgtTTGGTGTTTGTGCGGTGTGACTCGGCGGTGTGTGTAATTGTGGTTATGGCCGCTATTCGAGGGTTTTATCGCTCTGTCCGTCTGCTGTTCGGACAGAAACACACCGAGACCCCAAGCTGGGACATCacag CGCGGAGTTGGAGTCGAGCTGCAGCTGATCCAGAGCCGCTGATCAGCCACGGTGAAGATGTGAATCAGATGTTTGTGAACCGAAACCCGAGAAATCTGGAACAGATGGCCATCGCTGTGAAGGACAGGGGCTGGACCACCGTCTGGCCCAAGAGAGAGTACTACCAcag GTTGGTGTTGAAGCGCTCGCAGCATCACGTAACAGCAGTGGTGTTTTCGCGAGACTCGGACGTCCCCGTGCTCACGTGCTCCACCCAGGAGTGGGCTCTGAAGAAGCAGCTGAGCTCCACGAGCTCGGTGGCGGCGTGTCGCGCTGTGGGAGACGTTCTGGCTCAGCGGTGCTGCGAGGCCGGAATCACACGACTCTTTTACCGAGAGGTTCCCTGGACCTTCCGCTCCGATGCC GTCCAGACGTTTTGGACGGCTATGAAAGAGGGGGGCGTGGTGCTCAGCGAACCGAGGCGTAAATTTATTtaa